The following coding sequences lie in one Glycine max cultivar Williams 82 chromosome 19, Glycine_max_v4.0, whole genome shotgun sequence genomic window:
- the LOC100798317 gene encoding teosinte glume architecture 1 → MDWDGKEFAWDPRGLELLANGEGQKSEAASVDLRLGGEKIAPDVAKDTKESKTVSSPSGSSKRSRLQNGSQNMCCSVDGCNSDLSDCRDYHRRHRVCEKHSKTPVVLVGGKQQRFCQQCSRFHSLGEFDEVKRSCRKRLDGHNRRRRKPQPPSLFMAAEKFMYNYKGPRILHFGSPEAYANPIMRNMWPAAAKTGAESGYDPPRLLYRIDKHKQDKGHPLWQENDPKVGSGDEAMPGTPICQPIHGTIAPSTGGKSTRKLSTDAKPGSFDSGCALYLLSTLQSQSPELSMAQSSITCPMQSPSGSVHFDAVNEYSCSETEKDKPSGQVLVFDANTTNLHYNGMLQMGLDGLVENEDPLTLPFLWE, encoded by the exons ATGGATTGGGATGGGAAAGAGTTTGCTTGGGATCCACGTGGGTTGGAGCTGCTGGCCAATGGTGAAGGCCAGAAGAGTGAAGCAGCTTCAGTGGATTTGAGGCTTGGTGGGGAAAAAATAGCCCCAGATGTTGCTAAAGACACAAAAGAATCGAAAACCGTGTCATCGCCATCTGGTTCGTCGAAAAGATCCCGCCTTCAGAATGGATCACAGAACATGTGTTGTTCTGTTGATGGATGCAATTCTGACCTCAGTGATTGCAGAGATTATCACAGGCGCCATAGGGTCTGCGAAAAGCACTCCAAAACCCCGGTTGTGTTGGTGGGGGGGAAACAACAGAGGTTCTGCCAACAATGCAGCAG GTTTCATTCACTTGGGGAGTTTGATGAGGTTAAGAGGAGTTGTAGGAAACGGCTTGACGGGCATAACAGGCGCCGGAGGAAACCTCAGCCACCGTCTCTTTTCATGGCTGCTGAGAAGTTCATGTACAATTACAAAG GACCTAGAATCCTACACTTTGGTAGCCCTGAGGCTTATGCCAACCCTATTATGAGAAACATGTGGCCTGCTGCTGCCAAAACTGGAGCTGAATCTGGTTATGATCCTCCTCGACTTTTATACAGAATCGACAAGCATAAGCAAGATAAGGGACATCCTCTTTGGCAAGAAAATGACCCTAAAGTAGGCAGTGGTGATGAAGCAATGCCGGGAACTCCCATTTGTCAGCCTATTCATGGCACCATTGCCCCATCAACGGGTGGAAAGAGCACCCGAAAGCTCTCTACAGATGCAAAACCTGGATCCTTTGACTCAGGTTGTGCTCTCTATCTTCTGTCAACACTTCAGTCACAAAGTCCAGAGTTGAGTATGGCGCAATCTAGCATCACCTGTCCAATGCAATCTCCATCCGGATCTGTGCATTTTGATGCTGTGAATGAGTATTCATGCTCAGAAACGGAAAAAGATAAGCCCAGTGGTCAAGTATTGGT